In one Sphingomonas sp. AP4-R1 genomic region, the following are encoded:
- a CDS encoding PEPxxWA-CTERM sorting domain-containing protein gives MAALVAAATGSAAQAVVVNYDLVIDLSKATQSGNRTTVNLPADMISLLPGDTLKGTVSFTGGSIVTLTNNTSSPGQYELVQLVFTPRPSVGNVDQAVSSVSLTGVSGNYTGDSAIQTMITTNLTASAFADLTATSFSFTGFTYRLDYYAGSARAFTPSQLTLGYTVGVSAPPPSVPEPATWAMMIGGFGAIGARLRRTRAGGLPSRAA, from the coding sequence TTGGCGGCCTTGGTCGCGGCGGCGACGGGATCGGCCGCGCAGGCGGTGGTGGTGAATTACGATCTGGTGATCGATCTGAGCAAGGCGACGCAGAGCGGCAATCGGACGACCGTCAATCTGCCCGCCGACATGATCTCCCTCCTGCCGGGCGATACGCTGAAGGGGACGGTCAGCTTCACGGGCGGCAGCATCGTCACGCTGACGAACAACACGTCCTCGCCGGGCCAGTATGAACTGGTGCAGCTGGTCTTCACGCCCAGGCCGAGTGTCGGCAATGTCGATCAGGCTGTGTCTTCGGTCAGCCTCACCGGCGTGAGCGGGAATTATACGGGCGACAGCGCCATTCAGACGATGATCACCACCAATCTGACCGCCAGTGCCTTTGCGGACCTGACGGCGACCTCCTTCTCCTTCACCGGCTTCACCTACAGGCTGGACTATTATGCGGGGTCCGCGAGGGCCTTCACGCCCTCGCAACTGACGCTGGGTTATACGGTGGGCGTGAGCGCGCCGCCGCCGTCTGTGCCGGAACCGGCCACCTGGGCGATGATGATCGGCGGCTTCGGTGCGATCGGCGCGCGCCTGCGCCGGACGCGGGCAGGGGGCCTGCCGTCGCGCGCGGCCTGA